The following proteins are co-located in the Deinococcus metallilatus genome:
- a CDS encoding YdcF family protein, whose translation MRARGSTVTLLPLLTLAALLLGFLLLPPSRAPRAERPHPVLVVLGAAQYAGHPSPAFQRRLDHALALYHAGGVRTIVVTGGRRPGDPHSEGEVGVTYLTRRGIPRTALIAETRSRTTAENLRNARRLLLPGTPITLVTDEAHTPRALALARALGLSANASASPLGPHPDRRYLLREKLALVAYALLGVRG comes from the coding sequence ATGCGCGCCCGAGGCTCCACCGTCACGCTGCTGCCGCTGCTCACGCTGGCCGCCCTGCTCCTCGGGTTCCTGCTGCTGCCCCCTTCCCGCGCGCCGCGTGCCGAGCGCCCCCATCCGGTGCTGGTGGTGCTGGGCGCCGCGCAGTACGCCGGACACCCCAGCCCCGCCTTCCAGCGCCGCCTGGACCACGCCCTCGCGCTCTACCATGCAGGCGGCGTGCGGACCATCGTGGTCACGGGAGGCAGACGACCCGGTGACCCCCACAGCGAGGGCGAGGTCGGCGTGACCTACCTGACCCGCCGGGGCATTCCCCGCACGGCCCTGATCGCCGAGACGCGCAGCCGCACCACCGCCGAGAACCTGCGGAACGCCCGCCGCCTCCTGCTCCCCGGCACACCTATCACCCTCGTCACCGACGAGGCCCACACCCCCCGCGCCCTGGCCCTCGCCCGCGCCCTGGGCCTCAGCGCGAACGCCAGCGCCAGCCCCCTCGGTCCCCACCCGGACCGCCGGTATCTGCTGCGGGAGAAGCTGGCTTTGGTGGCGTATGCGCTGCTGGGGGTGAGAGGGTAG
- the murJ gene encoding murein biosynthesis integral membrane protein MurJ: MAGTLGSRLSGIVRQQIMNLFGNTLLDAFLVAVRIPNLLRELLAEGALVNSFIPVYKSLDEAGRRQLASAFSGVLIAVNLLLMAVGILAAPWIVDLLLAGTPNVDRALAIYMTQLVMPFLMLISLASVAMGLLNADEHFRESSFAPVAFNLAAIAALLLLPDTATWLAFGWLVGGVAQLLVQLPALRRFGLLPTPALMRHPALGRVLRQMAPFTLTAGARQILNVYVTRLLSNGQLFHQGTQAGYSNAEALFTMVNGLFVVSPALALFPRFSQYAAEKNWTEFRALTVQAIRTTTFLAAPMSALLVALAPYAVSLFNLRPGFDVPRFEAGAGILTGWALALVPWAVVTILLRTFYARERTRAAVLVSAAGFVLEVMLYRLLVPRLGLIGFGLSTTVSGVLMSAALIGMYHLKLGFPVRAVLAHLARVVPLAAGAGVLAWLVSHLMPAPGFIVPGMIGLAVAGSVGLGTYLVGALALRMPEVAGVLRRLRR, encoded by the coding sequence ATGGCGGGCACGCTGGGGTCGCGGCTGTCGGGCATCGTGCGCCAGCAGATCATGAATCTGTTCGGCAACACGCTGCTGGACGCCTTTCTGGTGGCGGTGCGTATCCCCAACCTGCTGCGTGAGCTGCTGGCGGAAGGGGCGCTCGTCAACTCGTTCATTCCGGTATACAAGTCGCTGGACGAGGCGGGGCGCAGGCAGCTCGCCTCGGCCTTCAGCGGAGTGCTGATCGCGGTGAACCTGCTGCTGATGGCGGTGGGCATCCTGGCCGCGCCGTGGATCGTGGACCTGCTGCTGGCGGGCACACCGAACGTGGACCGGGCACTGGCGATCTACATGACGCAACTGGTGATGCCGTTCCTGATGCTGATCAGCCTCGCGTCGGTGGCGATGGGTCTGCTGAATGCCGACGAGCATTTCCGCGAGAGCAGCTTCGCGCCGGTGGCCTTTAACCTCGCCGCCATTGCCGCGCTGCTGCTCCTGCCCGACACCGCCACCTGGCTCGCGTTCGGGTGGCTGGTGGGCGGTGTGGCGCAACTGCTGGTGCAACTGCCCGCCCTGCGGCGCTTTGGCCTGCTGCCCACGCCCGCGCTGATGCGGCACCCGGCGCTGGGGCGGGTGCTGCGGCAGATGGCCCCCTTCACGCTGACGGCGGGGGCGCGGCAGATTCTGAACGTCTACGTCACGCGCCTGCTGAGCAACGGGCAACTGTTTCATCAGGGAACCCAGGCCGGGTACAGCAATGCCGAAGCCCTCTTTACGATGGTGAACGGCCTCTTCGTCGTCTCGCCCGCGCTCGCCCTCTTTCCGCGCTTCTCGCAATATGCCGCCGAGAAGAACTGGACAGAGTTTCGTGCGCTCACTGTGCAGGCCATCCGCACCACCACCTTTCTGGCCGCGCCGATGAGCGCGCTGTTGGTGGCCCTCGCCCCCTACGCCGTCAGCCTCTTCAACCTGCGCCCCGGCTTCGACGTGCCGCGCTTTGAGGCGGGCGCGGGCATCCTGACCGGCTGGGCGCTGGCCCTGGTGCCCTGGGCGGTCGTGACCATCCTGCTGCGGACCTTCTACGCCCGTGAACGCACCCGCGCCGCCGTGCTGGTCAGTGCGGCTGGCTTCGTGCTGGAAGTGATGCTCTACCGCCTGCTGGTGCCCCGGCTGGGGCTGATCGGCTTCGGCCTGAGCACCACCGTGAGCGGCGTCCTGATGTCGGCGGCGCTGATCGGCATGTATCACCTCAAGCTGGGCTTTCCGGTCCGGGCCGTCCTCGCGCACCTGGCCCGCGTCGTGCCGCTGGCGGCGGGGGCAGGCGTCCTGGCGTGGCTGGTTTCGCACCTGATGCCCGCTCCCGGCTTCATCGTGCCCGGGATGATCGGCCTTGCCGTTGCTGGAAGCGTGGGCCTGGGCACGTATCTGGTGGGCGCGCTCGCCCTGCGGATGCCCGAGGTGGCGGGGGTGCTGCGGCGGCTGAGGCGGTAG
- a CDS encoding aminoglycoside phosphotransferase family protein: MPEHPDPAPPRKMHEDEVETDAALVRRLLAAQFPQWAELPLHVFASAGSDNSIYRLGDDLAVRLPRRIGKAGQGEKELTWLPRLAPHLPLAVPAPLAVGQPGEGYPLSWGVYRWLPGEPAFWENLDDLPGAARDLAGFIRALQRLDPTGAPLAGPHTGERGSPLLSRDDFTRENIARLPPDLDQAALTEAWEAALRAPVWSGAPVWIHGDLKSDNLLAEGGRLSAVIDFGALRAGDPACELAVAWNWLDAGARRAFREAVACDEATWVRGRGWALSISAAEIPYYLHTNPAMVARSRYALGQVLGEPT; this comes from the coding sequence ATGCCCGAACATCCTGATCCCGCGCCGCCTCGGAAGATGCACGAGGACGAGGTGGAGACGGACGCCGCGCTGGTGCGCCGTCTGCTGGCCGCGCAATTCCCGCAGTGGGCCGAGCTGCCGCTGCACGTCTTTGCCTCGGCGGGTAGCGACAACTCGATCTACCGCTTGGGCGACGACCTGGCGGTGCGGCTGCCCCGCCGCATCGGGAAGGCGGGGCAGGGGGAAAAGGAGCTGACGTGGCTGCCGAGGCTGGCTCCACATCTGCCGCTGGCAGTGCCCGCGCCCCTGGCCGTGGGCCAGCCGGGGGAGGGCTACCCGCTGAGCTGGGGCGTGTACCGCTGGCTGCCGGGGGAACCAGCCTTCTGGGAGAACCTGGACGACCTGCCGGGGGCGGCGCGCGACCTGGCGGGCTTTATCCGGGCGTTGCAGCGGCTCGACCCTACCGGCGCGCCGTTGGCCGGGCCGCACACCGGCGAGCGCGGCTCCCCGCTGCTCAGCCGCGACGACTTCACGCGGGAGAACATCGCCCGCCTGCCCCCCGATCTGGATCAGGCGGCCCTCACGGAGGCGTGGGAGGCGGCGCTGCGGGCGCCAGTCTGGTCGGGTGCGCCCGTCTGGATTCACGGGGACCTGAAGTCGGACAACCTGCTGGCCGAAGGCGGGCGCCTGAGCGCCGTGATCGACTTCGGCGCGCTGCGAGCAGGCGACCCGGCCTGTGAGCTGGCGGTGGCCTGGAACTGGCTGGACGCCGGGGCGCGGCGGGCCTTTCGAGAGGCTGTCGCCTGCGACGAGGCCACCTGGGTCAGGGGACGAGGCTGGGCACTGTCGATCTCCGCCGCCGAGATTCCCTACTACCTGCACACCAACCCCGCAATGGTGGCGCGCTCACGCTACGCGCTGGGGCAAGTGCTGGGCGAACCGACATAG
- the hflX gene encoding GTPase HflX, whose translation MHGNTSGLRPAQMKALGHLYRRRIEPGRVGSPELARNLAELSNDIRREISVLIDRRGRVISVSVADAKGAELPDLRLGEHRLAGFHLLHTHPRGGALSKSDLSTLFLKRLDAVSAIEVRDEGQPGLVHTAHLTPPGTVGEEEDWRILPPVPSFQIDDFDLGAQVSALEEEIARAARTRQAQKDRERAILVQIDQGEFDAEERLEELAELARTAGAEVVHKELVYRRNLKPGTLVGAGKLEELTSRAYHLDADLLIFGQELGPAQAREIEAATGLKVLDRTQLILDIFALHAQGVESRLQVELAQLRYMKPRLLGAGAALSRIGGSAGSAAGGAIGTRGPGETKLELDRRRINDRLSFLEKQLEDVAVRREERRKGRARNDVPVISIVGYTNAGKSTLLNAFTHAAEEPRRVLAENKLFATLRPTSRQGFIEGIGPVIFTDTVGFIRDLPRDLARAFRATLEEIGDADVLLHVVDVASPGADQRLDAVNRILDDLGFRELPTVIALNKADAADPDTLEREVERTGGIPVSALRNLGLADLKEALADAVAGVQRQELAQREEARERAAEYR comes from the coding sequence GTGCATGGCAACACGTCGGGCCTGCGCCCGGCCCAAATGAAAGCCCTCGGCCACCTGTACCGCCGCCGCATCGAGCCGGGTCGGGTCGGGTCGCCCGAACTTGCGCGCAACCTCGCGGAACTCTCGAACGACATCCGCCGGGAGATCAGCGTGCTCATCGACCGCCGGGGCCGCGTGATCAGCGTCTCGGTGGCCGACGCGAAGGGGGCGGAGCTGCCCGACCTGCGTCTGGGCGAGCACCGTCTGGCGGGCTTCCACCTGCTGCACACCCACCCGCGCGGCGGGGCCCTGAGCAAGAGTGACCTCTCCACGCTGTTCCTGAAGCGGCTCGACGCCGTCAGCGCCATCGAGGTGCGGGACGAGGGACAGCCCGGCCTGGTCCACACCGCGCACCTCACGCCGCCCGGCACCGTCGGGGAGGAAGAGGACTGGCGCATCCTGCCGCCGGTGCCCTCCTTCCAGATCGACGACTTCGACCTGGGCGCGCAGGTGTCGGCGCTGGAGGAAGAAATCGCCCGTGCCGCCCGCACCCGCCAGGCGCAAAAGGACCGCGAGCGCGCGATTCTCGTCCAGATCGACCAGGGCGAGTTCGACGCCGAGGAGCGGCTGGAGGAGTTGGCTGAACTGGCGCGGACGGCGGGCGCGGAGGTGGTCCACAAGGAACTGGTCTACCGCCGCAACCTCAAGCCAGGCACGCTGGTGGGGGCGGGCAAGCTGGAGGAACTCACCAGCCGGGCGTACCACCTGGACGCCGACCTCTTGATTTTCGGCCAGGAACTCGGCCCGGCGCAGGCGCGCGAGATCGAGGCGGCGACGGGCCTCAAGGTGCTGGACCGCACCCAACTCATTCTGGACATCTTCGCGCTGCACGCGCAGGGCGTGGAATCGCGGCTTCAGGTCGAGCTGGCGCAACTGCGCTACATGAAGCCCCGGCTGCTCGGCGCGGGCGCGGCCCTGTCGCGCATCGGCGGCAGCGCGGGCAGTGCGGCGGGCGGCGCCATCGGCACGCGCGGCCCCGGTGAAACGAAGCTGGAGCTGGATCGCCGCCGCATCAACGACCGCCTCTCCTTCCTCGAAAAGCAGCTCGAAGACGTGGCGGTGCGCCGCGAGGAACGCCGCAAGGGCCGCGCACGCAACGATGTGCCGGTCATCTCCATCGTCGGCTACACCAACGCGGGCAAGTCCACGCTGCTGAACGCCTTTACCCACGCCGCCGAGGAACCCCGCCGCGTGCTGGCCGAGAACAAACTCTTCGCCACCCTGCGCCCCACCAGCCGCCAGGGTTTCATCGAGGGCATCGGCCCGGTCATCTTTACCGACACGGTGGGCTTTATCCGCGACCTGCCCAGGGACCTCGCGCGGGCTTTCCGCGCCACGCTGGAGGAAATCGGGGACGCGGACGTGCTGCTGCATGTGGTGGACGTGGCGAGTCCGGGGGCCGACCAGCGCCTGGACGCGGTGAACCGCATTCTGGACGATCTCGGCTTCCGCGAGTTGCCGACCGTCATCGCGCTCAACAAGGCCGACGCCGCCGACCCCGACACGCTGGAACGCGAGGTGGAACGCACCGGGGGCATTCCGGTCAGCGCCCTCAGGAACCTGGGCCTGGCGGACCTCAAGGAAGCTCTGGCCGACGCCGTCGCGGGCGTGCAGCGGCAGGAACTCGCGCAGCGGGAAGAGGCGCGGGAGCGGGCGGCGGAGTACCGCTGA